In one Solanum dulcamara chromosome 1, daSolDulc1.2, whole genome shotgun sequence genomic region, the following are encoded:
- the LOC129893390 gene encoding uncharacterized protein LOC129893390 produces the protein MERLKSLKSIHQIPIIAILEPFSDSIQIQYFRNQLNMDHAISNPNSKIWLFWTKDVDCRILENEEQLITCEFNHVMNPNQFIVTFVYAKCKDHLRRPLWDSMLQQSATSLPWCTLGDFNVITDPQEKLGGVTYNMKKSLEFISIIEACGLQDLGFCGQRYTWSNLRGIMFRIWKRLDRGMVNDKWLEMMPQTTITHLPSVGSDHCPLLLEMTDQNQQHTKYFKFLNCWTEQPSFLDTVSNCWNRTMEGNPMWCFHQKMKRLAATLSTWSRLQFGDIYAKVKEYEDKTRHAEEELISSNSEENRTKLHAINAEYIKYLKLEESMLKQKTQLHWFKEGDVNSKYFHALIRGRRRKLYIHKIQNEDDNWVQGEENIAKAACEHFQAIFTGEETQIQEHTLQCIPRMVTDEHNKNLKAIPTMEELRTVVFLMNPNSAAGPDGMNGKHGFFHSIRGLKQGDPLSPALFIIGAEVLSRLMNNLHQHPQYHGFLMAKKGPQINHLSFADDIIIFLSGRSHTLKLIMETLHTYEHASGQLINRDKSNFMVPSNAFNSTVRRIKKVTGFKQKNSPITYLGCPLYIGRQRIIYYSELIAKVVARIAGWQAKLISYGGRVTLIKHVIQALPIHLLSASSPPATTIKQIQSITANFFWGWKNERRKYHWSSWKNLSYPYEEGGIGVRLISDVAKSFQYKQWWIFRTKNSLWSEFLKAKYCQRSNPITKKWYTGQSLIWKHLMKNKHNVEPHIQWQIQSGSCLFWWDNWLGVGPLANFRPASSRQNNTKVSSFMINGQWNTELVYQKAPPQFVPSILASNINYQPHKLDQASWKPNSSGEFSCSSAWELIRDKRSKTRINSQTWHKHIPFKCSFLLWRALRGKLPTNEKLISFGEAPAQCYCCHRAGLDTIDHIFVSGNLARKVWSVFSDSLGISKEYTPLRNLMMRWWSSNYSNEVHKLILQATPIFICWNLWKNRCAIKYGGKQSNITRVIYSVFKDNFNLLSTTYSYISWPNRWKELVLLVEKCTNEVNVSTVYWRKPSAHMVKLNTDGSALHNPGKIGGGGLLRNNQGDLLFAFSTPFGEGINTQAPYHPTSGGPVRCILEIYHSCSKVGLALETQQSYNTCTNKQFNNNNKGQALRIPAHATTATTNKSTMQHQKESILHRITANIVEANPKKDTENTIFAQPKKFHLQRIIGDVSRATLKMCRYPKELIMSNDLLLKIACNNIQLNNSTSWL, from the exons atggaaaGACTTAAATCTCTTAAGAGTATCCATCAAATTCCCATTATTGCCATCCTAGAGCCTTTTTCTGATAGCATTCAGATTCAGTACTtcagaaatcaactcaacatggaCCATGCTATTAGTAATCCAAATAGTAAGATTTGGCTTTTTTGGACCAAGGATGTAGACTGCAGGATATTGGAAAATGAGGAGCAATTGATTACTTGTGAATTTAATCATGTAATGAATCCAAATCAGTTCATagttacctttgtatatgcaaaatgcaaagatcatctcagaagacctcTGTGGGATAGCATGCTACAACAGTCAGCCACCTCCCTTCCATGGTGCACATTaggtgatttcaatgttatcACAGACCCTCAAGAAAAGTTGGGAGGTGTCActtataatatgaaaaagagcctTGAGTTCATCAGCATCATAGAAGCCTGTGGACTACAAGATCTTGGGTTTTGTGGTCAGAGATACACTTGGTCTAATCTAAGGGGTATAATGTTCAGAATCTGGAAGAGACTTGACAGAGGAATGGTCAACGATAAGTGGCTAGAGATGATGCCTCAGACTACCATTACTCATCTACCCTCTGTGGGTTCAGATCACTGCCCCTTACTGCTGGAGATGACTGATCAAAACCAACAACAcaccaaatatttcaaattccttaACTGCTGGACAGAACAACCATCTTTCTTGGATACTGTTAGTAATTGCTGGAACAGGACCATGgagggtaatccaatgtggtgtttccatcagaaaatgaagaggtTGGCAGCCACTCTTAGTACTTGGTCCAGATTGCAATTTGGTGATATATATGccaaagttaaagaatatgaagacaAGACTAGACATGCAGAGGAAGAGCTAATCTCTAGTAATTCTGAAGAGAACAGAACAAAGCTCCATGCCATCAATGCAGAGTATATAAAATACCTGAAACTGGAGGAATCCATGCTAAAGCAAAAAACTCAgttgcattggttcaaagagGGTGATGTGAATTCCAAGTATTTTCATGCCTTGATAAGAGGAAGGAGGAGGAAATTATACATCCATAAGATCCAGAATGAGGATGATAATTGGGTACAAGGTGAAGAAAACATAGCCAAAGCTGCATGTGAACACTTCCAAGCCATTTTCACTGGTGAGGAGACACAAATTCAGGAGCATACCCTCCAATGTATTCCCAGGATGGTCACTGATGAGCATAATAAAAACCTGAAAGCTATCCCTACAATGGAGGAGTTGAGAACTGTAGTGTTTTTAATGAATCCCAATTCAGCTGCTGGacctgatggaatgaatggcaa gcatggattctttcattccaTAAGAGGCCTTAAGCAAGGGGATCCATTATCACCAGCTTTGTTTatcataggtgctgaagtcctcTCCAGGCTCATGAACAACCTTCATCAACACCCCCAATATCATGGTTTCCTGATGGCTAAAAAGGGCCCTCAAATTAATCATCtcagttttgcagatgacatcATCATATTCTTATCTGGAAGATCTCATACCTTGAAGCTTATCATGGAGACACTACATACCTATGAGCATGCTTCAGGCCAATTGATCAACAGAGACAAGAGTAACTTCATGGTACCCTCAAATGCATTCAACTCTACTGTTAGAAGAATCAAGAAAGTTACAGGCTTCAAGCAAAAGAACAGCCCTATCACATATCTGGGGTGTCCTCTTTACATTGGTAGACAGAGGATCATCTATTATTCTGAGCTTATAGCTAAAGTTGTGGCTAGGATAGCTGGATGGCAGGCAAAATTAATTAGTTATGGAGGAAGAGTTACTTTGATTAAGCATGTCATCCAAGCACTTCCTATTCACTTGTTATCTGCTAGTTCCCCTCCTGCAACCactatcaagcaaattcaaaGCATCACAGCCAATttcttctggggatggaagaATGAAAGGAGGAAATATCATTGGTCTTCTTGGAAGAATCTGAGTTATCCCTATGAAGAGGGTGGTATTGGAGTGAGACTAATATCAGATGTTGCCAAGTCTttccaatacaaacaatggtggatatTCAGAACTAAGAATTCCTTATGGAGTGAGTTCCTCAAAGCTAAGTACTGTCAGAGGTCAAATCCTATAACCAAAAAATGGTACACAGGACAGTCTCTGatatggaagcacctcatgaagaACAAGCACAATGTTGAGCCTCATATCCAATGGCAGATACAGTCTGGTtcttgcctcttttggtgggataattggttGGGAGTTGGCCCCTTAGCTAATTTCAGGCCAGCCAGTAGTAGACAGAACAATACTAAGGTGtcttctttcatgattaatgGTCAATGGAATACAGAACTGGTCTATCAGAAAGCACCTCCTCAGTTTGTACCTAGCATCCTGGCAAGTAACATCAACTATCAGCCCCACAAACTTGATCAGGCCTCTTGGAAGCCTAATAGCAGTGGGGAAtttagttgttcttctgcctgggaaCTTATCAGGGACAAAAGGAGTAAGACAAGAATTAACTCTCAAACATGGCACAAACACATTCCTTTTAAGTGTTCCTTCCTACTCTGGAGAGCACTTAGAGGGAAACTACCTACTAATGAAAAACTTATCAGCTTTGGAGAAGCCCCAGCCCAATGTTACTGTTGCCATAGAGCTGGTTTGGATACCATtgaccatatatttgtttctGGAAACCTTGCCAGGAAGGTTTGGAGTGTATTTTCTGATTCTCTGGGTATTAGTAAAGAATACACACCCCTTAGAAACCTGATGATGAGGTGGTGGTCCAGTAATTACAGTAATGAGGTCCATAAACTTATCTTACAAGCAACTCCAATCTTCAtatgttggaacttatggaaaaatagatgtgcCATCAAATATGGAGGGAAGCAGTCCAATATTACAAGAGTGATCTACTCAGTCTTCAAGGATAACTTCAACCTTCTAAGCACTACCTACTCTTATATCAGCTGGCCAAATAGatggaaggaactggtccttctTGTGGAAAAATGTACTAATGAAGTTAATGTTAGTACTGTCTACTGGAGGAAACCTTCAGCTCACATggtgaagctgaacactgatggtAGTGCACTTCACAACCCTGGAAAAATAGGAGGGGGAGGATTGCTAAGGAACAATCAAGGAGATCTTCTCTTTGCTTTCTCAACCCCTTTTGGAGAAG GTATAAATACACAGGCACCATATCATCCAACTAGTGGAGGGCCAGTCAGGTGTATACTGGAAATTTACCACAGCTGTTCCAAGGTTGGACTTGCCTTAGAGACTCAGCAGTCATACAacacctgcacaaacaagcaattcaataacaacaacaaaggtCAGGCACTCAGAATTCCTGCACATGCCACAActgcaacaacaaacaaaagcaCCATGCAACATCAAAAGGAATCCATATTGCACAGGATCACAGCAAATATAGTAGAGGCAAATCCCAAGAA ggatacagaaaatactatatttgcACAACCAAAGAAGTTTCATctccaacggataattggagacgttagtcgagcgaccttgaaaat GTGCAGGTACCCTAAGGAGCTGATCATGAGTAATGATCTCCTCCTGAAGATAGCTTGCAACAACATACAACTGAACAATTCCACTAGCTGGCTATAG